One genomic segment of Arthrobacter sp. zg-Y1110 includes these proteins:
- a CDS encoding phosphotransferase, which yields MKRTPMELAAMASAAVPGLTPTGVAGSPDDAADFDAALLIDDAGRRWRVRSPKHLEASMRLETELLVLRTFVPAVRAELPFALPYVAGTVRQGELCTFVYSHLPGALRSIDALVTAGRSVATEIGRAMAAIHAIPRELVTSADLPSYSANEFRQRRLNELDQAATTGKIPAVLLRRWEHALEDVSLWRFKPTVVHGDLHEDNILLTGERVSAVTGWTDLRVGDPADDFAWLIAANDPRFTETVHAAYLEASNDPEDPHLIRRAALSAEFALAQWLVRGVAAENSTMVDEAVEMLGTLEEDVLAQEASDRRDSQARAADARAAEAEAAAAAAVRPAAAKVTVVPIAPDAAPTASGANDAGPDTGSVSRVVGTETGFDTENDTETAAATDRREPDESVRGTLSPAEGTPGEAEADEAAASGVATGSGNNPETDAAADNASGDSASRDGQSDKSQPGTETTALPLTPVPDK from the coding sequence GTGAAACGGACCCCCATGGAATTGGCTGCAATGGCCAGCGCTGCCGTCCCAGGGCTGACCCCTACCGGCGTTGCCGGTTCCCCGGACGACGCTGCCGATTTTGACGCGGCGCTGCTGATTGACGACGCCGGGCGCCGGTGGCGCGTCCGGTCCCCCAAACACCTCGAGGCCAGTATGCGCCTGGAGACCGAACTGCTGGTCCTGCGCACGTTTGTCCCGGCGGTGAGGGCCGAATTGCCGTTTGCCCTGCCCTATGTTGCCGGCACCGTCCGCCAGGGCGAGCTCTGCACTTTTGTCTATTCCCACCTTCCGGGCGCCCTCCGGAGCATTGATGCCCTGGTGACGGCCGGGCGTTCCGTCGCCACGGAGATCGGCCGGGCCATGGCCGCGATCCATGCCATTCCCCGGGAGCTGGTTACCTCCGCGGACCTGCCGAGCTACAGCGCGAACGAGTTCAGGCAGCGGCGCCTGAATGAGCTGGACCAGGCGGCCACCACCGGCAAGATCCCCGCCGTACTGCTGCGGCGCTGGGAGCACGCACTGGAAGACGTCTCGCTGTGGCGTTTCAAGCCCACCGTGGTCCACGGCGACCTGCATGAAGACAACATCCTGCTCACCGGCGAACGGGTCAGCGCGGTGACCGGCTGGACCGATCTCCGGGTGGGCGACCCGGCAGATGATTTCGCCTGGTTGATCGCGGCCAACGATCCCCGGTTCACGGAGACCGTGCACGCGGCCTATTTGGAAGCCAGCAACGATCCCGAGGATCCGCACCTGATCCGCCGGGCAGCATTGTCTGCGGAATTCGCCCTCGCGCAGTGGCTGGTGCGCGGCGTCGCCGCAGAGAACTCCACCATGGTCGACGAAGCCGTGGAGATGCTCGGCACCCTCGAAGAAGACGTACTGGCGCAGGAAGCGTCTGACCGGCGGGACAGCCAGGCCCGCGCTGCGGACGCCCGGGCCGCGGAAGCCGAAGCCGCGGCCGCGGCGGCAGTCCGGCCGGCTGCCGCCAAGGTTACCGTTGTCCCCATTGCCCCGGACGCGGCACCCACGGCGTCAGGCGCTAACGACGCCGGCCCGGACACCGGCAGCGTCAGCCGCGTGGTCGGTACCGAAACAGGGTTCGACACGGAAAACGACACCGAAACCGCAGCGGCCACGGACCGCCGCGAACCTGATGAGAGCGTGCGGGGAACCCTGTCCCCCGCCGAGGGAACACCCGGGGAAGCCGAAGCGGATGAAGCCGCAGCTTCCGGCGTGGCCACTGGCTCCGGGAACAATCCGGAAACCGACGCCGCGGCGGACAACGCTTCCGGTGACAGCGCTTCCCGCGACGGGCAGTCCGACAAGAGCCAGCCGGGCACCGAAACGACGGCCCTCCCGCTGACCCCGGTTCCGGACAAATAG
- a CDS encoding GntR family transcriptional regulator, which yields MIDDSRPIFQQIAERVEGDILDETLKEESQVPSTNEFAAFYRINPATAAKGINLLVDEGILYKRRGIGMFVAPGAREAVLKKRREQFYEQYVRPLTIEARKLGIDGTQLAGLIQRSAVDTEGSMAP from the coding sequence TTGATAGATGACAGCAGGCCGATCTTCCAACAGATCGCCGAACGCGTCGAAGGCGACATCCTTGACGAAACCCTCAAGGAGGAAAGCCAGGTGCCTTCCACCAATGAGTTCGCAGCCTTTTACCGGATCAACCCGGCGACGGCGGCCAAGGGCATCAATCTCCTTGTGGATGAGGGCATCCTCTATAAGCGCAGGGGCATCGGCATGTTCGTGGCGCCCGGAGCCAGGGAAGCCGTCCTCAAAAAGCGGCGGGAACAGTTCTACGAGCAGTACGTCCGTCCGCTGACAATCGAAGCGCGGAAGCTGGGTATTGACGGCACCCAGCTCGCCGGATTGATTCAGCGCAGTGCCGTCGACACCGAAGGGAGCATGGCGCCATGA
- a CDS encoding ABC transporter ATP-binding protein, with protein MTAGTTNVIETRNLTRRYRDQLALDNVDLDISGGRIYGLLGRNGAGKTTLMSILTAQGFESSGEVRVFGEHPFENDRVLQRLCFVRESQKYPDDFTAANAFASAALLYPNWDAGFAASLAEEFHLPVKRRLKKLSRGQLSAVGVVLGLASRAEITFFDEPYLGLDAVARQIFYDRLVEDFAEHPRTIVLSSHLIDEVALLLEHVIVIDNGRIVLDDDAENIRGSAVTITGTADVVESFITGYPVLHRESLGSLASVTVEHRLDDAGRREAAELGLQLTPVSLQQLIVRKTLQADGVEKPSGTAATDSLEAFQ; from the coding sequence ATGACTGCCGGCACCACGAACGTGATAGAAACCCGGAACCTTACGCGCCGTTACCGGGACCAGCTAGCGCTCGACAACGTTGACCTGGATATCTCCGGCGGCCGCATTTACGGGCTGCTCGGACGCAACGGAGCGGGCAAGACCACCCTGATGTCCATCCTCACGGCCCAGGGCTTTGAGTCTTCCGGCGAGGTACGGGTCTTCGGGGAACACCCCTTCGAAAATGACCGGGTGCTGCAACGGCTGTGCTTCGTCCGCGAATCACAGAAATACCCGGACGATTTCACCGCGGCCAACGCTTTTGCATCCGCCGCGCTTCTTTATCCCAACTGGGATGCCGGGTTCGCCGCCTCGCTCGCGGAAGAATTCCACCTGCCGGTCAAGCGCCGGTTGAAGAAGCTTTCCCGCGGCCAGCTTTCCGCCGTCGGAGTGGTTCTCGGACTGGCCTCACGGGCGGAAATCACCTTCTTTGACGAGCCCTACCTGGGGCTCGACGCCGTGGCCCGGCAGATTTTCTACGACCGGCTGGTTGAAGACTTCGCAGAGCATCCCCGCACCATCGTGCTTTCCTCGCATCTGATCGACGAAGTGGCCCTTCTCCTGGAGCACGTGATCGTGATCGACAACGGCAGGATTGTCCTGGATGACGATGCAGAGAACATCAGGGGCAGCGCCGTAACCATCACCGGAACTGCGGACGTCGTCGAGTCCTTCATCACCGGGTACCCGGTGCTGCACCGCGAATCCCTGGGGTCCCTTGCCTCGGTGACCGTAGAGCACCGGCTGGACGACGCCGGGCGCCGGGAGGCCGCAGAGCTTGGGTTGCAGCTGACCCCGGTATCCCTGCAGCAACTCATTGTCCGCAAGACCCTGCAGGCCGATGGCGTAGAGAAGCCGTCCGGCACTGCGGCAACAGACAGCCTGGAGGCGTTCCAATGA
- a CDS encoding ATP-dependent DNA helicase yields MSAPVTVPGELPEAAPVPKYSARELAELLHTDPNSPVQYPTEDQAGIIEGPLEPLLVIAGAGSGKTKTMADRVVWLVANELVRPEQILGVTFTRKAAGELATRIRARLNLLYHQLDAGPGGAADPDTAGGGEERMEPSVSTYHSYANGIVNDYGLRIGVERDSVMLGGAQSWQLANEVVEAYSGEYEHFTAAKSTLVGAVLQMAGECSEHLRTPAQVRAELEAHVAAVTALPYQFGKPKEPTQAARKLINRLRTRISVTELVEAYRQAKAERRQLDFGDLVELAARIAATIPEAVEMERAKFKVVLLDEFQDTSHAQMVLFSNLFGDGRSVTAVGDPHQSIYGFRGASAGQLGTFREKFPLFTDTGRELAPLANLSVAWRNSTSVLAAANTVSTPLNGVAPWLKHQRLPHVPELQAKPNAPVGEVYLGRYLCDVSVEPGKGTPERILGEAEAVAEQVAFHRSRKAELGGHDDRGKELTPTVAVLCRGRKQFEPIRKELEQRGIPVQIVGLGGLLSTPEVVDLLAVLRVLGDPGRSDSMLRILAGARWRIGPADLMALADWSRHLVRVRERAVRVADAADIHGPDEGPDLVVEADLVEAGSLVEAVDSLPRPGWVSNAGRSLSEEGLKRLTRLRNELRDLRGFVGEDLTTLIGEVERRILLDIEVAAKPGVSLHESRRNLDAFIDAAATFSSSAERVDLAAFLAWLEAANSEENGLPVTPLEPSREAVQLLTVHASKGLEWDIVVVPGLNEASFPNDKDSRWSSGDAAIPWTLRGDSLDLPQWDWEQVDQKSWLESEKLFSEDAKGHAEREERRLAYVAFTRAKSVLICTSSAWGGGRSKPLAPSRYLQDLYDLEQSGASGYRLLHWVLPEDEGTENPANAEAERAVWPVDPLGPRRQAMEAAAEAVLESAGSRAAKARNLDGTVGEGPGQGEERLPGQDPEPADTAAASLIGRWSRETELVLARHRPPNEVVQVELPAHISASMLVDLKDNPAEVTRQLRRPVPRQPGMAARKGTAFHAWVEEFFGASGMLDIDEYPGAADAYVDEAYQLEDMIATFEASDWAQRTPAFIEVPVETKVDTVVVRGRIDAVFQDADGTWDLIDWKTGAPPSSQKLDVRSVQLAVYRLAWARLKGVPLEQVRAAFYYVAADKLVRPYNLAGEDELEEIIREAAKTPSAGY; encoded by the coding sequence GTGAGTGCGCCCGTAACGGTACCGGGGGAGCTGCCGGAAGCGGCGCCCGTTCCGAAGTACTCCGCCCGGGAGCTGGCGGAACTGCTGCACACCGATCCGAATTCGCCGGTGCAGTACCCCACTGAGGACCAGGCCGGAATCATCGAAGGTCCCCTCGAACCCCTGCTGGTCATTGCCGGTGCCGGGTCGGGCAAAACCAAGACCATGGCGGACCGGGTTGTCTGGCTCGTGGCCAACGAACTGGTCCGGCCCGAACAGATCCTCGGGGTCACCTTCACCCGCAAGGCGGCCGGCGAGCTGGCCACCCGCATCCGCGCGCGCCTGAACCTGCTCTACCACCAGCTCGACGCCGGACCCGGCGGAGCAGCGGACCCGGACACTGCCGGCGGCGGCGAGGAACGGATGGAACCAAGCGTTTCCACCTACCATTCCTACGCGAACGGCATCGTGAACGACTACGGCCTGCGGATCGGCGTCGAACGCGATTCCGTCATGCTCGGCGGCGCGCAGTCCTGGCAGCTGGCCAATGAAGTGGTGGAAGCCTATTCCGGGGAATACGAACACTTCACCGCAGCCAAGTCCACCCTGGTCGGCGCGGTGCTGCAGATGGCCGGCGAATGCTCCGAACACCTGCGCACCCCCGCCCAAGTACGCGCCGAGCTCGAAGCCCACGTGGCCGCGGTGACGGCCCTGCCGTATCAGTTCGGCAAGCCGAAGGAACCCACCCAGGCAGCCAGGAAGCTGATCAACCGCCTCCGCACGCGCATCTCCGTGACCGAACTGGTGGAAGCGTACCGGCAGGCCAAGGCGGAACGCCGGCAGCTCGACTTCGGCGACCTCGTGGAACTGGCCGCCCGGATTGCCGCCACCATCCCCGAAGCCGTGGAAATGGAGCGCGCCAAGTTCAAGGTGGTGCTGCTGGACGAGTTCCAAGACACCTCCCACGCGCAGATGGTGCTTTTCTCCAACCTGTTCGGCGACGGGCGTTCCGTCACCGCCGTGGGTGACCCGCATCAGTCCATTTACGGGTTCCGCGGGGCCTCGGCCGGCCAGCTCGGCACCTTCCGGGAGAAGTTCCCGCTGTTCACCGACACCGGCCGGGAACTGGCGCCGCTGGCGAACCTGTCCGTCGCCTGGCGGAACTCCACCTCCGTGCTGGCGGCAGCCAACACCGTCTCCACCCCGCTCAACGGGGTTGCCCCGTGGCTTAAGCACCAGCGCCTGCCGCACGTACCCGAGCTGCAGGCCAAGCCCAACGCCCCCGTGGGCGAGGTGTATCTGGGCCGCTACCTCTGTGATGTCTCGGTGGAGCCGGGCAAGGGCACGCCGGAACGGATCCTGGGGGAAGCCGAGGCCGTAGCTGAGCAGGTGGCGTTCCACCGCAGCCGCAAAGCGGAGCTCGGCGGGCACGATGACCGCGGGAAGGAACTGACGCCCACGGTGGCGGTGCTGTGCCGGGGGCGGAAGCAGTTCGAACCGATCCGCAAGGAACTTGAGCAGCGGGGGATTCCGGTGCAGATTGTCGGCCTGGGCGGACTGCTGTCCACCCCGGAAGTGGTTGACCTGCTCGCTGTCCTGCGGGTCCTGGGTGACCCGGGGCGTTCCGATTCGATGCTGCGGATCCTGGCCGGAGCCCGGTGGCGGATCGGGCCGGCGGACCTCATGGCACTGGCTGACTGGTCCCGGCACCTGGTCCGCGTCCGTGAACGGGCCGTGCGGGTTGCCGACGCTGCGGATATCCACGGCCCGGACGAAGGGCCGGACCTCGTAGTGGAGGCGGATTTGGTGGAGGCCGGCAGTCTAGTGGAAGCCGTGGACTCACTGCCGCGTCCCGGCTGGGTGTCCAACGCCGGAAGGTCCCTCTCCGAAGAGGGGCTGAAGCGCCTGACCCGGCTGCGGAACGAGCTCCGGGACCTGCGCGGTTTTGTCGGCGAGGACCTGACCACGCTGATCGGGGAAGTGGAACGCCGGATCCTGCTCGACATCGAGGTCGCCGCCAAGCCCGGGGTGAGCCTGCACGAGTCCCGGCGGAACCTCGACGCCTTCATCGACGCCGCAGCCACCTTCAGCTCGTCCGCCGAACGGGTGGATCTGGCCGCGTTCCTGGCGTGGCTGGAAGCGGCCAACTCCGAGGAAAACGGCCTGCCCGTGACGCCGCTTGAGCCGAGCCGGGAAGCGGTCCAGCTCCTCACGGTCCACGCATCCAAGGGCCTGGAATGGGACATCGTGGTGGTTCCGGGCCTGAACGAAGCCTCGTTCCCCAATGACAAGGATTCGCGCTGGAGCAGCGGTGACGCTGCCATCCCGTGGACCCTGCGCGGCGACAGCCTGGACCTGCCGCAGTGGGACTGGGAACAGGTAGACCAGAAGTCCTGGCTGGAAAGCGAAAAGCTCTTCAGCGAAGATGCCAAGGGCCATGCGGAACGTGAGGAACGCCGGCTGGCCTACGTGGCGTTCACCCGCGCCAAGTCCGTGCTGATCTGCACCTCCTCCGCCTGGGGCGGGGGACGGTCCAAACCACTGGCACCCTCGCGGTACCTGCAGGACCTCTACGACCTGGAGCAGTCCGGAGCATCGGGTTACCGGCTCCTGCACTGGGTCCTGCCCGAGGACGAAGGGACGGAAAACCCGGCCAACGCCGAGGCGGAACGGGCAGTCTGGCCGGTCGACCCGCTGGGACCGCGCCGGCAGGCAATGGAGGCCGCAGCGGAAGCCGTGCTGGAATCGGCCGGCAGCCGGGCGGCAAAGGCCCGGAACTTGGACGGGACCGTGGGAGAGGGGCCGGGCCAGGGAGAAGAACGCCTGCCCGGGCAGGATCCCGAGCCTGCTGATACCGCTGCTGCGTCCCTGATCGGGCGCTGGAGCCGCGAAACGGAACTGGTGCTGGCGAGGCACCGTCCGCCGAACGAGGTGGTGCAGGTGGAACTCCCCGCCCACATTTCGGCATCCATGCTGGTGGATCTGAAGGACAACCCGGCGGAGGTTACCCGGCAGCTCCGCCGCCCGGTTCCCCGGCAACCGGGCATGGCCGCCCGCAAGGGCACCGCCTTCCACGCCTGGGTCGAGGAGTTCTTCGGTGCCAGCGGCATGCTGGACATCGACGAATACCCCGGGGCCGCCGACGCCTATGTGGATGAGGCCTATCAGCTGGAAGACATGATTGCCACGTTCGAGGCCTCGGACTGGGCGCAGCGGACGCCGGCCTTCATCGAAGTGCCGGTGGAGACCAAGGTGGACACCGTCGTCGTCCGCGGCCGGATTGACGCCGTGTTCCAGGACGCGGACGGCACGTGGGACCTCATCGACTGGAAAACCGGCGCTCCGCCGTCGTCGCAGAAGCTCGATGTGCGGTCCGTGCAGCTCGCCGTGTACCGGCTGGCCTGGGCACGGCTCAAGGGGGTTCCGCTGGAGCAGGTACGGGCTGCCTTCTACTATGTGGCCGCCGACAAGCTGGTCCGGCCGTACAACCTGGCCGGCGAAGACGAACTCGAGGAGATCATCCGGGAGGCAGCAAAAACCCCGTCCGCCGGATACTGA